Below is a genomic region from Ancylomarina subtilis.
CAGGTTTTCTTCTGATAGTTCAACATTCTCCTCAAGTTGACAGATATACACTAGTGCTGGAATAAAATTTTCATCGGCTTTTATAATTTTCTTAAACTCTATTAGTGCATTGTCATCCTGACCCAGATTCATGAATGTTTCTCCTTTATATAAATTTATTAGAGGATGGTTTTTATTAAATCTATCATTATAAACCATCTCGAACTTACTAATAGCATAGATGGCTAATTCGGGCCTATTGGCATTTACGATGTAAAACTCCAGCATACCAACTAAATCCCTATTGGTCATAGTCGTGTCTTGATAAAAACTCTTTAATGACAAAAGTGCCTCAGTCATTTTAGGGTTTGAGGGGCCAAGATTAGAATTGAATGATTCATACATCAATGCCATCACAGAGGATAGGTTATTTTCCTGACTACGATTGGGCGAATTCGCTTCTATGACCCAGCTTGGTAAGACAAATGTATCAGTCTTGTAATCAAGAACGCTATCGCCATCCATGTCAAAAATATAATGAGACTCTGGACTAACACCTTGTAAAATGCCAAATAAGAACTTTCCCCCACAAGTATGCAAAATATAAGGCTTATTTGTTTGTCCGCCTTTAGTGTATGAATACAAGCCAATATTGCCTTCAATCCAATGACACATTTTATTGTTGGGATTATTATATTTTATCGGGTTTTCTTGTAGGTATGAATAGATATTATCGCCTACTTTTAATAAGTCTTGTCCCAATGATATTTTCATTAACAGGACTAAAACAAAACTTAATAATATATGTTTGATTTTCATTGTATATTTTTCCTTTGGATTACTTACGATAAATTATATGAGTAGTGGCAGATTGCGTGGTACTTTCCTATCAAATCGCTATACAGTTTGAGCGGATGTCGAACTTTTGTATTTAGCACTTTCCCTGCCATTATTTATACAAAATGTTAGCGGTAGTTATTCAATATTCATCATAGTTTTAACAATTGAATCAGGTACAAAATCAGGGTGATCATTAATTACTTTTTCAATCACATCCTTCTTTAAAGCATCTTCTCTTCTATATGCATTTAAAAATGGATACTTAGTCTTAAACAAAGCCTCAAGTTCATGTCCTTGATGCTCATTAAAATCTTGCGTTATTTGAAGTTCCCAATTATTAAATGTTTTATATGTGAGTTTATTGTCAGTATTTAATCCTAAATCTGTTAGAACTTTATCTATAATTAATTGTCCGTCCTCTGGTGTCAGATTTATCATCTGTGAATAAGCCGTGATACTTAATCCACCAAAATCGCCTATTGAAATTTTATTTTCTCTAATCATCAGAATACCCATTAGCAAAGGGTCTAAAAGGTAGTTCTCAATTGCATATCTTTCATTTTCTCCAAGAACTAGAATGCGGTCAGTAGGTTTGTTATTCATATCCCAATCTATTATACCATAAATTTGGTCATTCCCATTCGAGTACAGATTAGTTACAACATCTATTACATCTGTGCAATTAGAACCATTTGATGTTCTTGCTGGAATAAATATTGGTTCCGAAGGAAGTGAAATTAATCGACCGTAAATATTCTGTAGTAGTTCATAATAAGCAACATCATATTTACTCTCAACAAATACTTGCCTTCTCCGCTCAGTTGAAATTTTTAAAAATGGAATATCTGCAGAAAGAATTTCAACAGCTTTTTGAACTGGTATTTTAGAAGGAATATTAGTTCCTCTTTCTAGTTGATAAATAGAAACACCTTCACTTGCAATTACAGTAGTTGGTGAGTGGGTTGAAATGATGGTTGGGATATGGTTTTGCCCTACAATATTTTCTTTCAAAACCTTTACCATCATTTTTGACATAGATGGGTGTAGACCAGCATCTGGCTCATCTATCAATAAAATATCTGGTTTTCCTATATCTCCTCCAGTATTGTATATTGCTAACGCAAGTGACATAAGAACTTTTTCGCCAGTTGATAAATCTGCCGAACTAATTTCAAAACCTTCAGTTCTATCTCTTAATTTAAAAACAAAGCTTGCATCTATTCTATCTCCTTCAGGATTGTTTACCTCATATGGAATGTTTGTTTCTTCCAATATTTTATTAATGAATTCCCAAGGAGGTTCGCCGTAGTTTCTTTTAAACTCATCATCACTCAATACAGGTTTTGTAATAAGCTTACCCTTTGATTGATAATATTCATTAATAGCATTTTCTTCTTGACGCCTGTGATAGTTCTTAAAAATCAAGGCAAATTGAGCTGTGAAAAAATCATTTTGACCCATAAAAGAAATATCAAAACTATCAGATAAGTCGTTTTCTGTTAACTGACTCGTTGATTTTCCAGAATCCTGTAATGCCTTTCTAATAAATCTTTTCATGTTTTCATCAGGCACATAATTTAGAATCAGATTTATATTATCCTCTTGGTTTCTTCTTTGAAGTTGTTGTCTTCCAGAATGATATTGGTTCCAAACATTTTTCACATGTTGTGAGATAGAATTTGGGTCACAAGTTTCTTCAATTGTTGGGTTTAATCCATTAAATCCTATGTATCTTACATTTTGAATTAAATTACCATTGATATTAACTTGAGACTTATCCCTATTTGACATTGCTTCAAGAAGGTGAGTTTTTCCACTCCCATTTTTTCCAGTTAAGACACAGAAAGTAGGCAATTCAAATTCACATGGTGGATTTATTGATTTATGTTTTTGGTTTATTGTAATTTTAATGCTCATATATTTGATTATAAATTCTTCCAGGTTAATTACCGCTAACGTATGGATAAACGTCATGGTATATATTTTTATTAATCTTGCATTTACGCCACATATGGGCAGGTAAAGCACAGCTATCGTGATGGCTTTATTCTAATATTCTTATTAAAATGAAGGCATCATTTTCGAGCCTATCAAATTTATGAAAAACAAGCAGCAAACAATAAATTTAAAAGAAGTAAAACATCTGGTGTACATAAAACAGAATTGGTCTATATAGTTAGGGTCATGCTTCGGCATTTCGACAAGCTCAATGACCGAAAACTCAGTGCGGCGGCTTAGTGTCTGAAAACACATAAGAAATACGCCCATTGAGCGGAGTTGAAAAAAAACACCACCCCGTCGAGCGAGCTCGACACCCCTCCTCTAAAAAAAGGAGGGGAAACTAGTTTAAATCATATCAGTTTGGATTATATTTTATAATTTTCATAATTAAGGAATCCTGTTTCATTCAAATACGACAATAAAATCTTATTTTTGACGTTTATTTCTGATCAACCCAATAAGAGTATTCATAAACAAATTAGATATAAATGAAACGGTTTACATTAATCCTTTTAAGCCTGGCATTCGCAGCGCTATTCACAAGTTCATGTTCTACAGACGAAGAAACGAAACCCAGTTTTGATGAGTCATTAATCATTGGAAAATGGAAGAGTGGGACTTTATTCGAAAGATACGATGCAGATAAATCGGGTGCGACCTGGGATACGGCTGATGACGTAGAGGAAAAAGAAGCACAGGAATTTACCTGGACCATAGACAAAGATCAGTTGGAGCAAATTCACATCATCGTGAATGGTGGTCTAGTTCCTAAAAGATACACCATTACAGATTTAACGGAAACGACAATGAAATATGAAGACGATTTCGGAGTAACAAAATCATTCAGCAAACAATAATAAGATGCGAATATTAAAAAAAGTTGGAATCGCTTTACTGGCATTGGTTTTTGTATTGATCATCGCTGCCTCAATAGGCATGTGGTATCTTTTTACGCCAGAAAAATTAAGTCCCATCGTTAACAAACAGGCCAAAGATTATTTAGCCTGCCATACGATGATTGAAAAAGTTGAGCCCACTTTTTTTAGTAGCTATCCTTTTTTTGGGCTTGAGATTACGAATCTCTGTTTGACAGAGAATGATGCCCCGAAATCTGATACGCTCTTATACACAGCCAAATGCTTTGCCTCGGTCAATGTGATGGCCTACTTATGGGACGGCAACATCAAGCTTGATCCTTTTCTGCTGGAAGATGCGGTTGTGAATTTCAAAATAGATGCGCATGGCCAATCTAATTTCGATATTTTAAAGAGCGGTTCCGATGCCTCAGAAGCGAATACGGAAGCCTCATCATTGGGTGATATGGATATCAGCCATGTGGAGTTGAAGAATTTTAATGCCACCTACAGGGATGAGACAACATTCAGAAAGGCTGATATTCAAAAGATAGATGCTAAACTTGGCTTTAAATACAATAAGGAAAAACAGGCTTTAGATTTGGATATGCAATTGAACCGCTTGCTGTTTCAAACAGCCGACTCCATGGCGCTTTATCTTGATGCCAGAGATTGTAATCTGAAAATTAAGTCGAAGGCTAAAGACAAAAACCTGTTCAATTCCGATGTCAA
It encodes:
- a CDS encoding tetratricopeptide repeat protein, translated to MKIKHILLSFVLVLLMKISLGQDLLKVGDNIYSYLQENPIKYNNPNNKMCHWIEGNIGLYSYTKGGQTNKPYILHTCGGKFLFGILQGVSPESHYIFDMDGDSVLDYKTDTFVLPSWVIEANSPNRSQENNLSSVMALMYESFNSNLGPSNPKMTEALLSLKSFYQDTTMTNRDLVGMLEFYIVNANRPELAIYAISKFEMVYNDRFNKNHPLINLYKGETFMNLGQDDNALIEFKKIIKADENFIPALVYICQLEENVELSEENLKKIKVKYPDHWIVKNL
- a CDS encoding lipocalin family protein codes for the protein MKRFTLILLSLAFAALFTSSCSTDEETKPSFDESLIIGKWKSGTLFERYDADKSGATWDTADDVEEKEAQEFTWTIDKDQLEQIHIIVNGGLVPKRYTITDLTETTMKYEDDFGVTKSFSKQ
- a CDS encoding AAA family ATPase, which codes for MTFIHTLAVINLEEFIIKYMSIKITINQKHKSINPPCEFELPTFCVLTGKNGSGKTHLLEAMSNRDKSQVNINGNLIQNVRYIGFNGLNPTIEETCDPNSISQHVKNVWNQYHSGRQQLQRRNQEDNINLILNYVPDENMKRFIRKALQDSGKSTSQLTENDLSDSFDISFMGQNDFFTAQFALIFKNYHRRQEENAINEYYQSKGKLITKPVLSDDEFKRNYGEPPWEFINKILEETNIPYEVNNPEGDRIDASFVFKLRDRTEGFEISSADLSTGEKVLMSLALAIYNTGGDIGKPDILLIDEPDAGLHPSMSKMMVKVLKENIVGQNHIPTIISTHSPTTVIASEGVSIYQLERGTNIPSKIPVQKAVEILSADIPFLKISTERRRQVFVESKYDVAYYELLQNIYGRLISLPSEPIFIPARTSNGSNCTDVIDVVTNLYSNGNDQIYGIIDWDMNNKPTDRILVLGENERYAIENYLLDPLLMGILMIRENKISIGDFGGLSITAYSQMINLTPEDGQLIIDKVLTDLGLNTDNKLTYKTFNNWELQITQDFNEHQGHELEALFKTKYPFLNAYRREDALKKDVIEKVINDHPDFVPDSIVKTMMNIE